One Candidatus Nitrososphaera evergladensis SR1 genomic window carries:
- a CDS encoding purine-cytosine permease family protein, giving the protein MVEQEEYAERPVPEHARLGFMKPTLVWAGFTYAYICIFIGSQIMGGLGAPMGYVAIIAGQVFLFGYAGLIAHKSSKLGLNFPMMCKAAFGRYAYALPVLMIAGLVTGWYAFQAWLAADLMVGLYGGQSFNAGTGSGVLPGILGTTGFWAGVFAIVFGMFAVYGVRAMAWMGWFAVISVTALAGWMIYSIVSVVGVETGGNLFSSQPIGEPWTFAMGFTASVGTFIVSATMTGDFNRWTKSVKQSWGVIAVAFLAANMLMLMTGGIFTAVAGKLDFFFGLGTLALGIPIMIIQWASNGSTCDGCMYNATQGFKNVVYYISGKRLNFSWKKMAIIVMIAGTAVAAANLLTSIVPWLLLLGSVVPLVGGILIGHFWIVARKCTPDELLAAGDKKINGPAVTGFLAGLAIAIGIQLVAPDLPAVLGGLIGGVGVYPLVAKITGYTKGGRLTPKGLGTSASYGAAGTADQPPTPSAPGSGVAASGGQASPCGRIDRLVEFMTPFWSSLSYRGGGGSQFK; this is encoded by the coding sequence ATGGTGGAACAGGAAGAATATGCTGAACGTCCTGTGCCGGAGCACGCGCGGCTTGGATTTATGAAACCTACGCTGGTGTGGGCCGGATTTACCTACGCATACATCTGCATCTTTATCGGGAGCCAGATAATGGGCGGCCTGGGAGCCCCGATGGGCTATGTCGCAATCATCGCCGGTCAGGTCTTCCTGTTCGGCTACGCCGGGCTCATCGCGCATAAAAGCTCAAAGCTTGGACTAAACTTTCCAATGATGTGCAAGGCCGCGTTTGGACGGTACGCATATGCGCTGCCCGTCCTGATGATTGCCGGCCTTGTCACCGGCTGGTACGCGTTCCAGGCATGGCTTGCCGCCGACCTGATGGTCGGCCTGTACGGCGGCCAGTCGTTCAACGCCGGGACAGGAAGCGGGGTACTTCCCGGGATATTGGGGACCACCGGCTTTTGGGCGGGCGTCTTTGCGATAGTGTTTGGCATGTTTGCAGTCTATGGGGTCAGGGCCATGGCGTGGATGGGCTGGTTTGCGGTCATCTCTGTGACCGCGCTTGCCGGCTGGATGATCTACTCCATCGTGAGCGTAGTGGGCGTGGAAACGGGCGGCAACCTCTTCAGCTCGCAGCCCATAGGCGAACCATGGACGTTTGCGATGGGCTTTACCGCCTCGGTGGGGACATTCATCGTGAGCGCGACAATGACGGGCGACTTTAACCGGTGGACAAAAAGCGTCAAGCAGTCCTGGGGCGTCATCGCAGTGGCCTTTCTGGCTGCCAACATGCTCATGCTCATGACGGGCGGCATATTCACCGCAGTCGCAGGCAAGCTGGACTTTTTCTTTGGCCTTGGAACCCTTGCGCTTGGCATACCAATAATGATAATCCAGTGGGCAAGCAACGGCTCTACGTGTGACGGGTGCATGTACAACGCTACGCAGGGCTTCAAGAACGTGGTGTACTACATCTCTGGCAAGCGCCTCAACTTTTCGTGGAAAAAGATGGCGATAATAGTAATGATTGCCGGAACAGCAGTCGCTGCGGCAAACCTGCTCACCAGCATCGTGCCGTGGCTCTTGCTCCTCGGGTCGGTCGTCCCCTTGGTGGGCGGGATACTTATCGGCCACTTTTGGATAGTTGCGCGCAAGTGCACGCCGGACGAGCTGCTGGCAGCAGGTGACAAAAAGATAAACGGGCCGGCAGTCACAGGGTTCCTTGCGGGCCTTGCAATAGCCATAGGCATACAGCTGGTGGCGCCGGACCTGCCTGCAGTCTTGGGTGGCCTCATTGGTGGCGTCGGCGTCTACCCGCTTGTGGCCAAGATAACAGGCTACACCAAGGGCGGCCGGCTCACGCCAAAGGGCCTCGGCACCAGCGCGTCGTACGGGGCTGCAGGCACCGCGGACCAGCCGCCTACGCCGTCTGCGCCCGGAAGTGGAGTAGCGGCAAGCGGCGGCCAAGCAAGCCCCTGCGGCAGGATTGACCGGCTGGTGGAGTTTATGACGCCGTTCTGGTCCAGTTTATCATACAGGGGAGGAGGAGGAAGTCAATTCAAATGA
- a CDS encoding cysteine hydrolase family protein, giving the protein MTKEKMPQPPTPNRDFTSAAREEVLKRVEKDYEEFKKTKTFKFPAWLYGPPRGKLFKVEVEDCPRFGDKAWVEFDSARTAFVSIDMQIDFCGPKGYVDVMGYDLGLTSAPIKPIHYVLHNIRNGTDIKVIHTREGHLPDLSDAPYNKVLRSKIIGDGVGIGDIPKGGLGRLLTRGEKNWDIIDDLYPMPGEYVIDKAGKGAFGQSNMPLLLKNLGITHLVITGITTDVCVHTIMREANDYGYWCLLLKDGTGATDYGNYQAAIKQIKMQGGVFGWVSDSKKFIDGVRSAFPDTS; this is encoded by the coding sequence ATGACCAAGGAAAAAATGCCGCAGCCGCCGACCCCGAACAGGGACTTTACCTCCGCAGCGAGAGAAGAGGTGTTGAAGAGGGTCGAAAAGGACTACGAGGAGTTCAAGAAGACTAAAACCTTCAAGTTCCCGGCATGGCTGTACGGCCCCCCGCGGGGCAAGCTGTTCAAGGTGGAGGTAGAAGACTGCCCGCGCTTTGGCGACAAGGCATGGGTCGAATTTGACTCGGCGCGCACGGCGTTTGTCAGCATCGACATGCAGATCGACTTTTGCGGGCCAAAGGGCTACGTGGACGTGATGGGCTACGACCTCGGGCTGACGTCTGCCCCGATAAAGCCAATACACTACGTGCTCCACAACATCCGCAACGGGACGGACATCAAGGTGATACACACACGCGAGGGCCACCTGCCGGACCTCTCTGACGCGCCGTACAACAAGGTGCTGCGAAGCAAGATAATAGGAGACGGCGTCGGGATTGGCGATATTCCAAAAGGCGGCCTCGGCAGGCTCCTTACGCGGGGCGAAAAGAACTGGGACATCATCGACGATCTCTATCCTATGCCGGGAGAGTACGTGATAGACAAGGCCGGCAAGGGCGCGTTTGGCCAGAGCAACATGCCGCTATTGCTAAAGAACCTCGGCATAACCCACCTGGTGATAACGGGCATCACGACGGACGTCTGCGTACACACTATCATGAGGGAGGCAAACGACTATGGCTACTGGTGCCTTTTGCTAAAGGACGGCACCGGCGCAACCGACTATGGAAACTACCAGGCGGCCATAAAGCAGATCAAGATGCAAGGCGGGGTCTTTGGCTGGGTGTCTGACTCGAAAAAGTTCATCGACGGCGTGAGGTCGGCGTTTCCGGACACAAGCTGA
- a CDS encoding ArsB/NhaD family transporter: protein MALLEASAAHKKKTVIGLALVATLSAIVLTVPDVLGFSISLPLKLTSIVLLSVYVVLSFEIVHRTAIALAGATAVIAIIISTGLVQAGESFEFVTEAIDFNTIGLLLGMMIIVAIMAETGVFQYLAIRMSKASKGNMWKLLVMMSVFTAVTSMFIDNVTTVLLMVPITISIFRIFRLSPVPFILAQVLASNVGGTATLIGDPPNILIGSAANIDFNAFLFHMGPTIGVSMVASLFMLKFLFRKDLAQKPQNLDELMAQDEKSLITDKGVMKKSMIVLAGVIALFVIHGSLHVEPSLIALGGAGVLLVATRAKPEKVFHDVDWATLIFFAGLFVIISGAEHAGMIDLLANTALGITGGEPTVTFFLIIWMSAVASAFVDNIPFAATMIPLIHVLNQNGSIASAFGGFEISPLWWALALGVGLGGNGTLIGSSAGVVATGLSEKGGNPITFNNFMKIGFPFMIMTVAVGSVVLFVDMMLRIG, encoded by the coding sequence TTGGCCCTGCTTGAGGCAAGTGCGGCACACAAGAAAAAGACCGTGATCGGCCTTGCGCTAGTTGCCACACTCTCTGCCATAGTCCTGACGGTGCCGGATGTCCTGGGGTTTTCAATCAGCCTGCCGCTAAAGCTGACGTCGATAGTGCTCCTGTCCGTGTACGTGGTGCTCTCGTTTGAAATAGTGCACAGGACGGCAATTGCACTTGCCGGCGCCACGGCGGTAATTGCAATAATCATATCGACCGGGCTTGTTCAGGCCGGCGAGAGTTTCGAGTTCGTGACAGAGGCCATCGACTTTAACACCATCGGCCTGTTGCTTGGCATGATGATAATCGTGGCCATAATGGCCGAGACAGGCGTCTTCCAGTACCTCGCAATCAGGATGAGCAAGGCGTCAAAGGGCAACATGTGGAAGCTGCTCGTCATGATGAGCGTCTTTACGGCTGTCACCTCGATGTTCATAGACAACGTGACTACCGTGCTCCTGATGGTGCCAATAACCATCTCCATTTTCAGGATATTCCGGCTTTCCCCAGTCCCGTTCATACTCGCGCAGGTGCTTGCATCAAACGTGGGCGGGACGGCCACGCTCATAGGCGACCCTCCAAACATACTAATCGGCTCCGCCGCAAACATCGACTTTAACGCGTTCCTGTTCCACATGGGGCCCACGATAGGCGTCTCGATGGTCGCGTCGCTGTTCATGCTAAAGTTCCTCTTCCGGAAGGACCTTGCGCAAAAGCCACAGAACCTTGACGAGCTGATGGCGCAGGACGAAAAGTCGCTGATAACCGACAAGGGCGTGATGAAAAAATCAATGATAGTGCTTGCCGGCGTCATAGCGCTCTTTGTAATACATGGAAGCCTCCATGTAGAGCCGTCGCTCATTGCCCTCGGTGGCGCAGGCGTGCTGCTGGTGGCCACGCGTGCCAAGCCGGAAAAAGTGTTTCATGACGTGGACTGGGCGACTCTCATATTCTTTGCGGGGCTGTTTGTAATAATCAGTGGCGCCGAGCACGCCGGGATGATAGACCTGCTTGCAAACACAGCACTTGGCATAACGGGTGGCGAGCCTACGGTGACCTTCTTTTTGATAATATGGATGTCTGCTGTCGCCAGCGCGTTTGTGGACAACATACCCTTTGCCGCGACCATGATCCCGCTAATACACGTCTTGAACCAGAACGGAAGCATCGCCTCTGCGTTTGGCGGCTTTGAGATAAGCCCGTTGTGGTGGGCCCTTGCGCTTGGAGTGGGCCTCGGCGGGAACGGCACGCTGATAGGGTCAAGTGCGGGAGTGGTCGCCACCGGCCTTTCGGAAAAGGGCGGCAACCCGATAACCTTCAACAACTTTATGAAGATCGGGTTCCCGTTCATGATAATGACGGTGGCCGTTGGAAGCGTCGTGCTGTTTGTGGACATGATGCTCAGGATTGGTTAA